A genomic region of Candidatus Methylomirabilota bacterium contains the following coding sequences:
- a CDS encoding glycosyltransferase, producing MKLRVAVLSVHTCPLAALGGKETGGMNVYVRESARALGRMGVQVDVFTRSQDPGIRRIVPLGEGARVIHLPAGPQRPYPKESVHRHLPEFVEGIESFRESEDLAYDLIHAHYWLSGVAGLALRERWDTPVVQMFHTLGRLKNTVARAPDELEPELRIREETRIIGAVDRIVAANVVERAHLVWYYGAVADRIAVIPCGVDTELFQPMGGATAKDLLGLPPAPMLLYVGRLQPIKGLETLLEAMVHLPDEARLLIVGGDQDEPENGHGEYLRGRVAALGLDERVRFLGAQPQERLRLFYAASDVTVMPSYYESFGMVALEAMACGSPVVASRVGGLTTTVRDGVTGYLVPEGDAGALAARLAGILADSRLRERLGREATRWAAEHRWPCVAERVCGLYAELQPAASQHLDHARCTQR from the coding sequence ATGAAGCTCCGGGTGGCCGTGCTCTCGGTCCACACGTGCCCGCTCGCCGCCCTCGGCGGCAAGGAGACGGGTGGCATGAACGTGTACGTGCGCGAGTCGGCGCGCGCCCTCGGTCGCATGGGGGTGCAGGTCGACGTGTTCACTCGCTCGCAGGATCCCGGCATCCGCCGGATCGTCCCGCTCGGTGAGGGAGCGCGCGTCATCCATCTCCCCGCGGGTCCGCAGCGTCCGTATCCCAAGGAGAGCGTGCACCGGCACCTGCCGGAGTTCGTGGAGGGTATCGAATCCTTCCGCGAGTCCGAGGACCTCGCCTACGACCTCATCCACGCCCACTACTGGCTCTCCGGCGTCGCGGGGCTCGCGCTGCGCGAGCGCTGGGACACGCCCGTCGTGCAGATGTTCCACACCCTGGGCCGCCTCAAGAACACGGTGGCGCGCGCGCCCGACGAGCTCGAGCCGGAGCTGCGCATCCGGGAGGAGACGCGGATCATCGGCGCGGTCGACCGCATCGTCGCCGCCAACGTGGTCGAGCGGGCGCATCTGGTCTGGTACTACGGCGCCGTGGCGGACCGCATCGCGGTGATCCCGTGCGGGGTGGACACCGAGCTGTTCCAGCCGATGGGCGGGGCGACCGCCAAGGATCTCCTCGGGCTGCCGCCCGCGCCGATGCTGCTCTACGTGGGGCGTCTGCAGCCCATCAAGGGGCTCGAGACGCTGCTGGAGGCGATGGTGCACTTGCCCGACGAGGCGCGCCTCCTCATCGTGGGCGGCGACCAGGACGAGCCCGAGAATGGGCACGGCGAGTACCTGCGCGGCCGGGTCGCCGCGCTCGGGCTGGACGAGCGCGTGCGGTTCCTCGGCGCCCAGCCGCAGGAGCGCCTGCGGCTCTTCTACGCCGCCTCCGACGTGACGGTCATGCCGTCCTACTACGAGTCGTTCGGCATGGTTGCCCTCGAGGCGATGGCGTGCGGGAGCCCGGTGGTCGCCTCGCGCGTGGGCGGGCTCACCACGACCGTGCGCGACGGCGTGACCGGCTATCTCGTGCCCGAGGGCGACGCGGGCGCCCTGGCCGCGCGGCTCGCCGGCATTCTCGCCGACTCCCGGCTGCGCGAGCGCCTCGGCCGCGAAGCCACCCGCTGGGCCGCCGAGCATCGCTGGCCCTGCGTGGCCGAGCGCGTGTGCGGGCTCTACGCCGAGCTCCAGCCGGCCGCCTCGCAGCACCTCGACCACGCGCGTTGCACCCAGCGCTAG
- a CDS encoding GNAT family N-acetyltransferase: MKIETLPGLEAVDPARWNALVAQSTTASVFLTWPWQAAWLGAFGHGRSLRVLAARDETDALVGLLPLYEDEPGLWRIVGGVDVSDYLDLIAAPGREEEIWEALLQHRAAERAVWHLRGLRPESPTVTRLPGLAPAHGLTCVVEREERCPLLRLPESWDAYLATLSGKDRHELRRKMRKLEAELPAVGVRSVAAPAEMGAGLDEFLRLHRASRTGKAKFMDERMEAFFRGALDALAAAGWVRLWFLESAGTPVASFICTEYGDCVGLYNSGFDPAHSRLAPGIVLLGHVIRDAIERRVPVFDFLRGEEPYKYAFGPTPSDVMSARLAP, translated from the coding sequence GTGAAGATCGAGACCCTGCCCGGCCTCGAGGCCGTGGACCCCGCCCGCTGGAATGCCCTCGTCGCGCAGTCGACCACCGCCTCCGTCTTCCTCACGTGGCCGTGGCAGGCCGCCTGGCTGGGGGCGTTCGGGCATGGCCGGTCCCTTCGCGTGCTGGCCGCTCGGGACGAGACCGACGCGCTGGTGGGGCTGCTGCCGCTCTACGAAGACGAGCCGGGCCTCTGGCGCATCGTGGGCGGCGTGGACGTCTCGGACTACCTCGACCTCATTGCCGCCCCCGGGCGCGAAGAGGAAATCTGGGAGGCGCTGCTCCAGCACCGGGCGGCCGAGCGCGCCGTCTGGCACCTGCGCGGTCTCCGTCCGGAATCGCCCACCGTCACGCGGCTGCCGGGGCTCGCGCCGGCGCACGGTCTGACCTGCGTGGTGGAGCGCGAGGAGCGCTGCCCGCTCCTGCGGCTGCCCGAGAGCTGGGACGCCTACCTGGCCACCCTCTCGGGCAAGGATCGCCACGAGCTGCGGCGCAAGATGCGCAAGCTCGAGGCGGAGCTCCCCGCGGTGGGTGTGCGCAGCGTGGCCGCACCGGCCGAGATGGGCGCGGGGCTCGACGAGTTCCTGCGGCTGCACCGCGCGTCCCGCACCGGCAAGGCCAAGTTCATGGACGAGCGCATGGAGGCCTTCTTCCGCGGGGCCCTCGACGCCCTCGCGGCCGCCGGGTGGGTGCGTCTGTGGTTCCTCGAGTCGGCGGGCACGCCGGTCGCGTCGTTCATCTGCACCGAGTACGGCGACTGCGTGGGGCTCTACAACTCCGGCTTCGATCCCGCGCACTCGCGGCTGGCGCCCGGCATCGTGCTCCTGGGCCACGTGATCCGCGACGCCATCGAGCGGCGCGTGCCCGTCTTCGACTTCCTGCGTGGCGAGGAGCCCTACAAGTACGCCTTCGGGCCCACGCCCTCCGACGTGATGAGCGCGAGGCTTGCCCCATGA
- a CDS encoding zinc ribbon domain-containing protein encodes MPIYEYECGGCSRRVSLLVLTPSKAESPRCPRCGSAELTRLMSRFATVKSEDARLDSLSDPSSFGDLDENDPASIARFTKRMGEEMGEDLGEDVDAAMEEAMAEGDDGGGDTTGDGATSGADDGDGL; translated from the coding sequence GTGCCGATCTACGAGTATGAATGCGGGGGCTGTAGCCGACGGGTGAGCCTGCTCGTGCTCACCCCCTCCAAGGCGGAGTCGCCGCGATGTCCCCGCTGCGGCAGCGCCGAGCTGACCCGCCTCATGTCCCGCTTCGCGACCGTCAAATCCGAGGATGCCCGCCTCGACTCCCTCTCCGATCCCTCCTCTTTCGGTGATCTCGACGAGAACGACCCCGCCAGCATCGCCCGCTTCACCAAGCGCATGGGCGAGGAGATGGGCGAGGACCTGGGCGAGGACGTCGACGCCGCCATGGAGGAGGCCATGGCCGAGGGCGACGACGGGGGCGGGGACACTACGGGCGACGGCGCCACGAGCGGCGCCGACGACGGGGACGGTCTCTAG
- a CDS encoding molybdopterin-dependent oxidoreductase, which produces MTSAGTLGRHVIRTMCPMNCHPTLCGMLVEVEDGRLLEVKGDPDNPDSQGFLCVRGQASREVIGNPKRLLRPLMRDRRDGPWREADWPAALDFVADRLRTVGREAVGLWSGHGAFSNNYGTRVGSHLLRRFANHWGCQWWNPTMICWGLGAFGLGLTGFLETSTKEDMGAHAALVVLWGANLASQPNTARYLAAAKRRGAHVIAIDVRDTEAIAQAHEALTIRPGTDTALALGLMHVILGEGLHDRDFTARHTVGLDALAAHVRVHTPAWAAEITGIPSERITALARRYAGTRPAMIVLGGSSMHKGANSWQAGRAISCLPALTGNVGLPGAGFGPRHGSRAHGQELHDITDPTRRPPGCYLPLQMSSMTEALHDGRLRALLLFGTDMLSSYADAGAVAEGLRRADLVVSHDLFLHDTARQFADVLLPATSWLEEVGCKSTNTHLYLMERALPAPGEARTLTYVLRGLAGRLGLADFYPWAGEEAVLDSLIDHPSTGGATVAALRAEGGIRPLRISQVAHPDLRFPTPSGKLELYSERAISLGLPPLPVHEAPAASTYPLTFCQGRTLTQFHSFYDHGQALPMLARLDPEPRLWISPTDGAARGLTDGAAIRIFNQRGELAARAHVTDKVPPGTVWMRDGWGGLNRLTGGEAALPDEAVDVFGFSAGQASFDARVEVAPA; this is translated from the coding sequence GTGACCTCCGCCGGGACGCTGGGCCGCCATGTCATCCGCACCATGTGCCCCATGAACTGCCATCCCACCCTCTGCGGGATGCTCGTGGAGGTGGAGGACGGCCGGCTGCTCGAGGTGAAGGGGGATCCCGACAACCCCGACAGCCAGGGCTTCCTCTGCGTGCGCGGCCAGGCCTCGCGCGAGGTCATCGGCAACCCCAAGCGCCTGCTGCGCCCCCTTATGCGCGACCGCCGCGACGGGCCCTGGCGCGAGGCGGACTGGCCGGCGGCGCTCGACTTCGTGGCGGACCGCTTACGCACAGTCGGGCGCGAGGCGGTGGGGCTCTGGAGCGGCCACGGCGCGTTCTCCAACAACTACGGTACGCGCGTCGGCTCGCATCTCCTGCGCCGCTTCGCCAATCACTGGGGCTGCCAGTGGTGGAACCCCACCATGATCTGCTGGGGCCTCGGCGCCTTCGGCCTCGGCCTCACCGGCTTTCTCGAGACCAGCACCAAGGAGGACATGGGGGCGCACGCCGCGCTCGTCGTCCTCTGGGGCGCAAACCTGGCGAGCCAGCCGAACACGGCGCGCTATCTCGCCGCCGCGAAGCGCCGCGGCGCCCACGTGATCGCGATCGACGTGCGCGACACCGAGGCGATCGCGCAGGCCCATGAGGCGCTCACGATCCGGCCGGGCACGGACACCGCGCTGGCGCTGGGGCTGATGCACGTGATCCTCGGCGAAGGCCTGCACGACCGCGACTTCACGGCGCGGCACACGGTGGGGCTCGACGCGCTCGCTGCCCATGTTCGCGTGCACACACCGGCGTGGGCCGCCGAGATCACCGGCATTCCCTCCGAGCGGATCACCGCCCTGGCGCGGCGCTACGCGGGCACGCGGCCCGCCATGATCGTGCTGGGCGGCTCGTCCATGCACAAGGGCGCGAACTCGTGGCAGGCCGGGCGTGCGATCTCGTGCCTGCCCGCGCTCACCGGCAATGTCGGGCTCCCCGGCGCCGGCTTCGGCCCGCGGCACGGGAGCCGCGCGCACGGCCAGGAGCTCCACGACATCACGGACCCCACGCGCCGCCCGCCGGGATGCTATCTGCCGCTGCAGATGTCGAGCATGACGGAGGCGCTGCACGACGGCCGCCTGCGCGCGCTGCTGCTCTTCGGCACCGACATGCTGTCGTCCTACGCGGACGCGGGCGCGGTGGCGGAAGGGCTAAGGCGCGCCGACCTGGTGGTGAGCCACGATCTCTTCCTGCACGACACGGCACGCCAGTTCGCGGACGTGCTCCTGCCCGCCACCTCCTGGCTCGAGGAAGTGGGGTGCAAGAGCACCAATACGCATCTCTATCTCATGGAGCGGGCGCTGCCGGCGCCGGGTGAGGCGCGTACCCTGACGTATGTCCTGCGCGGGCTCGCGGGCCGGCTCGGCCTCGCCGACTTCTACCCATGGGCGGGCGAGGAGGCCGTGCTCGATTCACTGATCGATCACCCCTCGACGGGCGGGGCCACCGTCGCCGCGCTCCGGGCCGAGGGGGGAATCCGCCCGCTGCGCATCTCGCAGGTGGCGCATCCTGACCTGCGCTTCCCGACACCGTCCGGCAAGCTCGAGCTCTACTCCGAGCGCGCGATCAGCCTGGGGCTGCCCCCGCTGCCCGTGCACGAGGCGCCCGCCGCCTCCACGTATCCCTTGACCTTTTGCCAGGGCCGGACGCTCACCCAGTTCCACTCGTTCTACGATCACGGCCAGGCTTTGCCCATGCTGGCCCGGCTCGATCCGGAGCCAAGGCTCTGGATCTCGCCCACCGATGGCGCGGCGCGTGGCTTGACGGACGGCGCGGCCATCCGGATCTTCAACCAGCGCGGAGAGCTGGCGGCGCGGGCCCATGTCACCGACAAGGTGCCCCCCGGCACCGTGTGGATGCGGGACGGGTGGGGCGGCCTCAATCGGCTCACCGGTGGGGAGGCCGCGCTGCCCGACGAGGCCGTGGATGTGTTCGGATTTTCGGCGGGACAGGCCTCCTTCGACGCTCGCGTCGAGGTCGCCCCGGCCTGA
- the dnaE gene encoding DNA polymerase III subunit alpha, with protein sequence MFVELHARSAFSFLEGAALPEALAERAAALEQPALALLDRDGLYGAPRFYRAATRVGINPLVGAEVTLAEGGRLPLLVESPEGYQNLCRLITKMKMFGEPQPKARRADMEMVASRSEAAVTLDQVAEHAAGLVCLTGSGDGPLALALETGGADAARARLDRLVGLFGRGNVFVELQRRLRRAEEARNEWLRGEAARGGLPLLATNAPRLAERGQRPLLDALTCIRHHTTLDRAGRLLTDNSERHLRPTREMERLFADCPEAVANSGELAIRLAFTLKHLGYRFPDYPLPPGQTPIGFLRHLAEAGRRVRYARDPKLAERARKQIARELDLIARLDLAGYFLIVWDLVEYCRRENILVQGRGSAANSAVCYALGITAVDPVGMELLFERFLSEERGEWPDIDLDLPSGDRRERVIQYVYERYGRLGAAMTANVITYRGRLAAREVGKALGLPPDLIERLSRFVSEFEYKDPGDTLLTHLPAAGCDPAHPRIQRFAELWTAIQDLPRHLGQHSGGMVICQGRLDGVVPLEPASMPGRSVVQWDKDDCAALGIVKVDLLGLGMMSLLQDAIEMLAARGNIVDLAQLPADDPTVYAMLQQADTVGVFQVESRAQMATLPRLRPERFYDLVVQVAIIRPGPIVGDMVHPYLRRRGGREPVTVPHPSLEPILRRTLGVPLFQEQLLRMAMATAGFTGGEAEELRRALGFKRSVRAMGEIEAKLRAGMARQGITGEPAEAIIRSITAFALYGFPECVVGDTRVIDADTGRRVKIEDVVTGRASLAHTLACGEDLRLHKRRVLAATSSGPRMVYRLRTALGREVTATAEHPLLTLDGWCPLGHLRVGDQIAAPRTLPGLGERRWPRHELVVLADLIAEGNLCHPSTPYFYTTDAQHRDEFVAAVEKFDNTQATVALHRSCFSVHTRRRELSRPNGVVEWAKRLGLWGVNAHAKRLPEEVFTLHDEDLAILLARLWEGDGTLSRARHASYDTASRQLAKDVQHLLLRLGMVARIYERTRPYRDRQVTSFIVTVTGDDNLQEFNRLIARQFLSERKRSLANVLTRPGMSKCSSRDVIPVAIHEIINGSRVRAGMTWNEIQERTGLSPRALCSPDQSKRGYRRWVVARLGECFESPVLSRLASSDVYWDSVVAIEAVDIQETYDLSVEGDHNFIANDLVVHNSHAASFALLAYASTFMKAHHPAAFYAALLNNQPMGFYHPATIVRDAQRHGQALRPIDVTRSGWLCAIEGDGSVRLGLRYVKGLREEIGKRIEAARAERPFDSVADLVRRSDVNREELARLGEVGALRGLGLERRQALWEGERAIRPTGPLYAALPNPLSPSPLRRMTVEERVVADYEGTDLSIGPHPLALRRRGLAAAGVVRAADLAGLPGGSAVRVAGAVVVRQRPGTAKGFVFLNLEDETGLINVIVRPQFFARYRVLLTSEPFLLVEGTLQHEDHVISVRAERLWRLDMQMGAVPSHDFH encoded by the coding sequence GTGTTCGTCGAGCTCCACGCGCGGAGCGCCTTCAGCTTCCTCGAGGGGGCGGCCTTGCCCGAGGCGCTGGCCGAGCGCGCCGCCGCGCTCGAGCAGCCGGCGCTGGCCCTCCTCGATCGCGACGGCCTCTACGGCGCCCCGCGCTTCTACCGCGCGGCCACGCGCGTGGGGATCAACCCCTTGGTCGGCGCCGAGGTCACGCTCGCCGAGGGCGGGCGCCTGCCGCTGCTGGTGGAAAGCCCCGAGGGCTATCAGAACCTCTGCCGGCTCATCACGAAGATGAAGATGTTTGGCGAGCCGCAGCCGAAGGCGAGGCGAGCGGATATGGAAATGGTTGCCTCGCGGAGCGAGGCTGCGGTGACTTTAGACCAAGTTGCCGAGCACGCGGCGGGATTGGTTTGCCTCACGGGCAGCGGTGACGGGCCCCTGGCGCTGGCGCTGGAGACGGGCGGCGCGGACGCCGCGCGAGCACGGCTCGATCGGCTCGTGGGCCTGTTCGGCCGCGGCAACGTGTTCGTGGAGCTGCAGCGCCGCCTGCGCCGTGCCGAGGAGGCGCGCAACGAGTGGCTGCGCGGCGAGGCAGCGCGCGGCGGCCTGCCGCTGCTCGCCACCAATGCCCCGCGCCTGGCCGAGCGCGGCCAGCGCCCGCTGCTGGACGCGCTCACCTGCATTCGCCACCACACCACACTCGACCGCGCGGGGCGCCTGCTCACCGACAACAGCGAGCGCCATCTCCGGCCGACGCGGGAGATGGAGCGCCTCTTCGCCGATTGCCCAGAGGCGGTGGCCAACTCAGGCGAGCTCGCCATCCGTCTCGCCTTCACGCTCAAGCACCTGGGCTATCGCTTCCCCGACTACCCCTTGCCGCCGGGCCAGACGCCCATCGGCTTCCTGCGCCATCTCGCCGAGGCGGGCCGGCGCGTGCGCTACGCGCGCGATCCCAAGCTCGCCGAGCGCGCACGCAAGCAGATCGCGCGCGAGCTGGATCTCATCGCCCGGCTCGACCTCGCCGGCTATTTCCTCATCGTGTGGGACCTCGTGGAGTACTGCCGCCGCGAGAACATCCTGGTGCAGGGGCGGGGCTCGGCGGCCAACAGCGCCGTCTGCTACGCGCTCGGCATCACCGCCGTCGATCCGGTGGGGATGGAGCTTCTCTTCGAGCGCTTCCTCTCCGAGGAGCGGGGCGAGTGGCCGGACATCGACCTCGATCTCCCCAGCGGTGACCGGCGCGAGCGCGTGATCCAGTACGTCTACGAGCGCTATGGCCGCCTCGGCGCCGCCATGACCGCTAACGTCATCACGTATCGCGGACGCCTGGCCGCCCGCGAGGTCGGCAAGGCACTGGGGCTGCCCCCCGATCTCATCGAGCGGCTGAGCCGCTTCGTGTCCGAGTTCGAGTACAAGGACCCCGGCGATACCCTGCTGACGCATCTGCCCGCCGCGGGCTGTGATCCCGCGCACCCGCGCATCCAGCGCTTCGCCGAGCTCTGGACGGCCATCCAGGATCTGCCGCGCCATCTCGGCCAGCACTCGGGCGGCATGGTGATCTGCCAGGGCCGCCTCGACGGCGTCGTGCCGCTCGAGCCCGCCAGCATGCCGGGCCGCTCCGTCGTGCAGTGGGACAAGGACGACTGCGCAGCGCTGGGTATCGTGAAGGTGGATCTCCTGGGGCTCGGCATGATGTCGCTCCTCCAGGACGCCATCGAGATGCTGGCCGCGCGCGGCAACATCGTGGACCTGGCGCAGCTCCCGGCCGACGATCCCACGGTATACGCGATGCTGCAGCAGGCCGACACCGTGGGGGTGTTCCAGGTGGAGAGCCGCGCGCAGATGGCCACGCTGCCGCGCCTGCGCCCCGAGCGCTTCTACGACCTCGTGGTGCAGGTGGCCATCATCCGCCCCGGCCCCATCGTGGGCGACATGGTGCATCCCTATCTGCGCCGCCGCGGCGGCCGCGAGCCCGTGACGGTGCCGCATCCCTCGCTCGAGCCCATCCTGCGGCGGACACTGGGCGTTCCGTTGTTTCAGGAGCAATTGCTGCGCATGGCCATGGCCACCGCCGGCTTCACCGGCGGCGAGGCCGAGGAGCTGCGCCGCGCCCTCGGCTTCAAGCGCTCCGTGCGCGCCATGGGCGAGATCGAGGCCAAGCTCCGCGCGGGGATGGCCCGCCAGGGCATCACCGGCGAGCCCGCCGAGGCCATCATCCGCTCCATCACCGCCTTCGCGCTGTACGGCTTTCCGGAGTGCGTGGTGGGCGACACGCGGGTGATCGATGCGGACACGGGCCGGCGCGTGAAGATCGAGGACGTCGTGACCGGACGAGCCTCGCTCGCCCACACCCTGGCCTGCGGCGAAGATCTCCGGCTTCACAAGCGCCGGGTCCTGGCCGCGACGTCCAGCGGCCCGCGCATGGTCTATCGGCTACGCACCGCGCTCGGCCGCGAGGTGACGGCTACCGCCGAGCACCCGCTCCTGACCCTGGACGGCTGGTGCCCGCTGGGGCATCTGCGCGTGGGGGATCAGATCGCGGCGCCACGTACGCTGCCTGGTCTAGGGGAGCGTCGGTGGCCCCGTCATGAGCTCGTCGTTCTCGCGGATCTCATCGCCGAAGGGAATCTGTGTCATCCGAGCACGCCGTACTTCTACACGACGGATGCTCAGCACCGAGATGAATTCGTCGCGGCGGTGGAGAAGTTCGACAATACGCAGGCGACGGTGGCGTTGCACCGGAGCTGCTTCAGTGTTCATACACGCCGCAGAGAGCTGTCACGGCCGAATGGTGTGGTCGAGTGGGCTAAGCGCCTGGGGCTCTGGGGCGTGAATGCTCACGCCAAGCGTCTCCCTGAGGAAGTGTTCACACTTCATGACGAGGATCTCGCCATTCTTCTTGCCCGATTGTGGGAGGGAGATGGCACGCTGTCGCGTGCTCGTCATGCATCCTACGATACGGCGTCTCGCCAGCTCGCGAAGGACGTGCAGCATCTTCTCCTCCGGCTGGGGATGGTGGCTCGCATATACGAACGGACCAGACCATATCGTGATCGTCAGGTCACAAGTTTCATTGTGACGGTTACTGGAGATGACAATCTTCAGGAGTTCAATCGTCTGATCGCTCGTCAATTCTTGAGCGAACGAAAGCGATCCCTGGCCAATGTGCTCACGCGACCAGGCATGAGCAAATGTTCCTCTCGAGATGTCATTCCAGTGGCGATACACGAGATCATCAATGGGTCTCGTGTACGAGCTGGGATGACATGGAATGAGATCCAGGAGCGGACGGGACTGTCCCCGCGAGCACTCTGTTCCCCCGATCAATCCAAGCGGGGATATCGGCGGTGGGTAGTAGCTCGACTGGGAGAATGCTTCGAGTCTCCAGTGTTAAGCCGTCTTGCGAGCTCTGATGTGTACTGGGACTCTGTTGTGGCAATCGAGGCAGTGGACATCCAGGAGACCTATGACCTCTCCGTCGAGGGCGATCACAACTTCATCGCCAACGATCTCGTCGTCCACAACTCGCACGCGGCGAGCTTCGCCCTCCTCGCCTACGCGAGCACGTTCATGAAGGCGCATCACCCCGCCGCCTTCTACGCCGCGCTCCTGAACAATCAGCCCATGGGCTTCTATCACCCCGCCACCATCGTGCGGGACGCTCAGCGACACGGGCAGGCGCTCCGGCCCATCGACGTCACCCGGTCGGGCTGGCTCTGCGCCATCGAGGGCGACGGCTCGGTCCGGCTCGGGCTCCGTTACGTGAAGGGGCTCCGGGAGGAGATCGGCAAGCGTATCGAAGCCGCCCGCGCGGAGCGGCCCTTCGACTCGGTGGCCGATCTGGTGCGGCGCAGCGACGTGAACCGCGAGGAGCTGGCGCGGCTCGGCGAGGTGGGGGCGCTCCGCGGGCTCGGGCTCGAGCGCCGCCAGGCCCTCTGGGAGGGCGAGCGCGCCATCCGGCCCACCGGGCCGCTCTACGCCGCGCTGCCCAATCCGCTCTCGCCCTCGCCGCTGCGGCGCATGACGGTGGAGGAGCGCGTGGTCGCGGACTACGAGGGGACGGATCTCTCCATCGGGCCGCATCCCCTGGCGCTCCGCCGGCGCGGGCTCGCCGCCGCCGGCGTGGTGCGCGCCGCTGATCTCGCCGGCTTGCCCGGCGGCAGCGCGGTGCGCGTCGCGGGGGCGGTCGTGGTGCGTCAGCGCCCCGGCACCGCCAAGGGCTTCGTCTTCCTGAACCTCGAGGACGAGACCGGGCTCATCAACGTGATCGTGCGGCCGCAGTTCTTCGCCCGCTATCGCGTGCTCCTCACGTCCGAGCCCTTCCTGCTCGTCGAGGGCACGCTGCAGCACGAGGATCACGTCATCTCCGTGCGGGCCGAGCGCCTCTGGCGGCTGGACATGCAGATGGGGGCCGTCCCCTCCCACGACTTCCACTGA
- a CDS encoding HAD family hydrolase, with protein sequence MGRPAIGVLVTDMDNTLFDWLAMWHAAFGAMLERLVADSGVPRETLEREIYQLHQEHGTTEYAFVIQALPSLRARHPDVDLRARYAGAIEAYRAARRGTLRLYPGVLDTLRALRAAGMRVIAYTESLAYYAAYRVRALGLDGVLDTLYSPPDHALPDGATPETIRRYPPEHYRLGATVHRHTRAGAWKPDAAVLRGILDELGAAPGEAVYVGDSLVKDVAMAQAAGVVDVFAGYGDVRGRPGYALLRRVTHWTPAMLTRSETRAEAEVRPTHVLREGFAELLGLIEPRTFASHVAPRRPPA encoded by the coding sequence ATGGGCCGGCCCGCCATCGGCGTCCTCGTCACCGACATGGACAACACCCTCTTCGACTGGCTCGCGATGTGGCACGCCGCCTTCGGGGCCATGCTCGAGCGCCTGGTCGCCGACAGCGGGGTGCCGCGCGAGACGCTGGAGCGCGAGATCTACCAGCTCCATCAGGAGCACGGCACCACGGAGTACGCCTTCGTCATCCAGGCACTGCCGTCGCTGCGGGCGCGCCACCCAGATGTAGATCTGAGGGCGCGCTACGCGGGCGCCATCGAGGCCTATCGCGCGGCGCGGCGGGGCACGCTGCGCCTCTACCCCGGCGTGCTCGACACCCTCCGCGCCCTGCGCGCGGCGGGAATGCGCGTGATCGCCTACACGGAGTCGCTGGCGTACTACGCTGCCTACCGCGTGCGCGCGCTGGGGCTCGACGGCGTGCTCGATACGCTCTACTCGCCGCCGGATCACGCGCTGCCCGACGGTGCCACCCCCGAGACCATTCGCCGCTATCCGCCCGAGCACTACCGCCTCGGCGCCACCGTGCACCGCCACACGCGCGCGGGCGCGTGGAAGCCGGACGCCGCGGTGCTGCGCGGGATCCTGGACGAGCTGGGCGCCGCGCCCGGCGAGGCCGTCTACGTCGGCGACAGCCTCGTCAAGGACGTCGCGATGGCACAGGCGGCGGGCGTGGTCGACGTGTTCGCCGGCTATGGCGACGTGCGCGGCCGGCCCGGCTATGCGCTGCTGCGTCGGGTCACGCACTGGACGCCTGCGATGCTCACCCGCTCGGAGACCCGGGCGGAGGCGGAGGTGCGGCCCACCCACGTGCTCCGCGAGGGCTTCGCCGAGCTGCTCGGCCTGATCGAGCCGCGCACCTTCGCGTCCCACGTCGCGCCACGCCGGCCGCCGGCCTAG